In a single window of the Streptomyces sp. NBC_00353 genome:
- the ku gene encoding non-homologous end joining protein Ku, with amino-acid sequence MARAIWTGVISFGLVSVPVGLHTAVGDHTVHFHQLQRGSADRVRNRRVNERTGKEVPAEGTVKGFEVAEGEYVVVEPDELAEIAPGRSQTIDISDFVDLGDIEPVYFDRTYYIAPPWQGVQQGL; translated from the coding sequence ATGGCACGTGCGATCTGGACGGGTGTGATCAGCTTCGGGCTGGTCAGCGTGCCGGTCGGCCTGCACACCGCGGTCGGGGACCACACGGTCCACTTCCACCAGCTGCAGCGCGGCAGCGCCGACCGGGTCCGCAACCGGCGGGTCAACGAACGCACCGGCAAGGAAGTACCGGCCGAGGGCACCGTCAAGGGCTTCGAGGTGGCCGAAGGCGAGTACGTCGTCGTCGAGCCCGACGAACTGGCCGAGATCGCGCCCGGGCGCTCCCAGACCATCGACATCAGCGACTTCGTCGACCTGGGCGACATCGAGCCGGTCTACTTCGACCGGACGTACTACATCGCCCCCCCGTGGCAAGGAGTACAGCAAGGTCTATGA
- a CDS encoding recombinase family protein — translation MNAPMEPSELLTPSPAILTDVRIGYARLSTGGQKLDRQVDALTAAGCRRIFADKKSSKNNLRAELKVCHAFLTPGDSLVVPSLDRYDRSLQDLVNMVAELRERGIGFRSLHEALDTTTPGGRLIFHVFAALAEFIRALIVAGTREGLAAARARGRTGGRPTVVNEDLIRAARDMLPDPANSVTTIAKILGVSVGTLFNQIPELKELRDSRVPRQLEGTSQPTPAPCCGGRRHEL, via the coding sequence ATGAACGCGCCTATGGAGCCATCCGAACTCCTCACGCCCTCGCCCGCGATTCTCACCGACGTCCGGATCGGGTACGCCCGGCTCTCGACCGGCGGGCAGAAGCTCGACCGCCAGGTTGACGCGCTCACCGCGGCGGGCTGCCGCCGCATCTTCGCCGACAAGAAGTCGAGCAAGAACAACCTCCGCGCCGAGCTCAAGGTGTGCCACGCCTTCCTCACCCCTGGCGACAGCCTGGTCGTCCCCTCCCTCGACCGCTACGATCGGTCACTCCAGGACCTCGTCAACATGGTTGCCGAACTCCGTGAGCGCGGCATCGGCTTCCGGTCCCTGCACGAGGCGCTCGACACCACCACCCCGGGCGGGCGCCTGATCTTCCACGTCTTTGCCGCCCTGGCGGAGTTCATCCGCGCACTCATCGTCGCCGGCACCCGCGAGGGCCTGGCCGCCGCCCGCGCCCGCGGCCGTACGGGAGGGCGCCCCACCGTCGTCAACGAGGACCTCATCCGCGCGGCCCGCGACATGCTGCCCGACCCGGCAAACAGCGTCACCACCATCGCCAAGATCCTCGGCGTCTCCGTCGGCACGCTCTTTAACCAAATCCCGGAGCTGAAAGAGCTCCGGGACTCCCGCGTCCCGCGCCAGTTGGAGGGAACCAGCCAACCAACCCCCGCTCCTTGCTGTGGGGGGCGGAGGCACGAGCTCTGA
- a CDS encoding FtsX-like permease family protein codes for MSALGKVVRSGVNRRRVQTLVIGLATMMAVAASVLGGSLLVVSGAPFDDAFARQHGAHLSVQYDAGKVSAGQLSKSKDTEGVSSAVGPFRTATVTPRSDGAVPGWPMTVVGRGDPGQDVDEVALLDGRWSTHSGEIVLSANSSLFPTIGMKLAFPDLPGGPTLTVVGVARSVTQTADAWVVPSQMRALTAPGIGGYQMLYRFTDAGTAAQITAGRRAVTESLPPGTAVGEQSWLTVKKTAERDTAVYVPFLVAFGALGLVMSMLIVGNVVASAVGTGTRRIGILKAVGFTPAQVVRAYVGQALIPAVVGTALGVLAGHLLAVPVLAETEEVYGTSSLAIAPWVDLAVIAGVLCLVAATAWASAWRAGRLRTVDALAVGRTASAGRGRWAARLAGRLPLPQPVSLGLARPFARPARALAMGTAILFGTIAVTFTVGMGASLGQVMKAKAHDAADVVVPAPLPNFGPQGPDPEKQPKADPAAVAAAIEAAAGTGKYYSAATVRATVSGLTGTIDVIAFTGDASWGGYTMVSGRWIDKPGEAVVPTPFLAATGTRIGDTVTLNGLAEPVTVRIVGEVLDPRNDGMQVFTDASTLTAAHPDLTETSHHIAVTTGTDVTGYVDALNNDLAPLGATARAGGLDAGGDMVVTLNALSVILTLMLVAVAALGVLNGVLLDTRERVREIGVHKALGMTPRQTIAMVITSVVVTGLVAGTLGVPLGVALHGWVIPAMGDSVGLRLPSSAIAVYHGTELLPLALGGLLIATLGALLPAGWAARARTATALRTE; via the coding sequence ATGAGCGCGCTCGGCAAGGTGGTGCGCTCGGGGGTGAACCGACGCCGGGTGCAGACGCTGGTGATCGGGCTCGCGACGATGATGGCGGTGGCCGCCTCCGTCCTCGGCGGATCGCTGCTCGTGGTTTCCGGCGCGCCCTTCGACGACGCCTTCGCCAGGCAGCACGGCGCGCATCTGTCCGTGCAGTACGACGCGGGCAAGGTGAGTGCCGGGCAACTGTCCAAGTCCAAGGACACCGAAGGGGTGAGCAGTGCGGTCGGGCCGTTCCGTACGGCGACGGTCACCCCGCGGTCGGACGGGGCGGTCCCCGGGTGGCCGATGACCGTGGTCGGCCGGGGCGATCCCGGCCAGGACGTGGACGAGGTGGCACTGCTCGACGGGCGGTGGTCCACGCATTCCGGCGAGATCGTGCTGTCCGCCAACTCCTCGCTCTTCCCGACCATTGGCATGAAGCTCGCCTTCCCCGATCTGCCCGGCGGTCCGACATTGACGGTGGTCGGTGTGGCCCGCTCGGTCACGCAGACCGCTGACGCCTGGGTGGTTCCGTCCCAGATGCGGGCGCTCACCGCGCCGGGCATCGGCGGCTACCAGATGCTCTACCGCTTCACCGACGCGGGCACCGCCGCACAGATCACCGCAGGCCGCAGGGCCGTGACGGAATCTCTGCCACCGGGAACGGCCGTCGGCGAACAGTCATGGCTCACGGTCAAGAAGACCGCCGAGCGCGACACCGCCGTCTACGTCCCGTTCCTCGTCGCGTTCGGTGCCCTGGGTCTGGTCATGTCGATGCTCATCGTCGGCAACGTCGTCGCGTCGGCCGTCGGCACGGGAACGCGCCGCATCGGCATCCTCAAGGCCGTCGGCTTCACCCCGGCCCAGGTCGTGCGGGCCTACGTGGGCCAGGCACTGATCCCGGCCGTCGTCGGTACGGCCCTCGGTGTCCTCGCCGGTCACCTGCTTGCCGTCCCCGTACTGGCCGAGACCGAGGAGGTCTACGGCACCTCGTCCCTGGCCATTGCCCCCTGGGTCGACCTGGCGGTGATCGCCGGGGTGCTCTGTCTGGTGGCGGCGACCGCGTGGGCGAGTGCCTGGCGGGCCGGGCGGCTGCGTACGGTCGATGCGCTCGCCGTCGGGCGTACCGCTTCGGCGGGGCGCGGCCGATGGGCGGCCCGCCTGGCCGGACGGCTGCCGTTGCCGCAGCCGGTCTCGCTGGGCCTGGCCCGGCCCTTCGCGCGGCCCGCCCGCGCGCTGGCCATGGGCACGGCGATCCTGTTCGGCACCATCGCCGTCACGTTCACCGTGGGGATGGGCGCCTCGCTCGGCCAGGTGATGAAAGCCAAGGCCCACGACGCCGCCGATGTCGTCGTGCCCGCGCCCTTGCCGAACTTCGGACCCCAAGGCCCTGACCCCGAGAAGCAGCCCAAGGCCGATCCCGCTGCAGTTGCCGCGGCCATCGAGGCCGCCGCCGGAACCGGGAAGTACTACAGCGCCGCGACGGTACGGGCGACCGTGTCCGGCCTGACCGGCACCATCGACGTGATCGCCTTCACCGGCGACGCCTCCTGGGGCGGCTACACGATGGTCTCGGGCCGATGGATCGACAAGCCCGGCGAGGCCGTGGTCCCGACCCCCTTCCTGGCCGCCACCGGCACACGCATCGGCGACACCGTCACCCTGAACGGCCTGGCCGAGCCGGTCACGGTCCGGATCGTCGGCGAGGTCCTCGACCCCCGTAACGACGGCATGCAGGTCTTCACCGACGCCTCGACCCTCACGGCCGCACATCCCGACCTGACGGAGACGAGCCATCACATCGCTGTCACGACAGGCACCGACGTGACCGGCTACGTCGACGCGCTGAACAACGACCTGGCACCGCTGGGGGCCACCGCTCGGGCCGGCGGGCTCGACGCCGGCGGCGACATGGTCGTCACGCTCAACGCGCTGTCCGTGATCCTCACGCTGATGCTCGTCGCCGTTGCCGCGCTCGGCGTGCTCAACGGCGTGCTGCTCGACACCCGCGAGCGCGTCCGGGAGATCGGTGTCCACAAGGCGCTCGGCATGACCCCCCGGCAGACCATCGCGATGGTCATCACCTCGGTCGTAGTGACCGGCCTGGTCGCGGGCACTCTGGGCGTGCCGCTCGGCGTAGCCCTGCACGGCTGGGTCATCCCCGCGATGGGCGACAGCGTGGGGCTCCGCCTCCCCAGTTCCGCCATCGCCGTCTACCACGGGACCGAACTGCTCCCGCTCGCACTCGGCGGCCTGCTCATCGCCACCCTGGGTGCGCTCCTGCCCGCCGGCTGGGCCGCCAGGGCCCGAACCGCCACGGCCCTGCGCACCGAATAG
- a CDS encoding SPW repeat protein: MASTHRAPIEEHPDLMELRARHERAAATPRAQLIEALALITGLYLAASPWIAGFNGFATLAVNNLIAGIAFMLLLGGLGTSYERTHSMAWAAAVIGIWTCVAPWVVAGDVAHTRSITSNLITGVIATLLALAAASAARDRTDGRGTRPGARERRTMPGDR, translated from the coding sequence ATGGCGTCAACCCATCGCGCACCCATCGAGGAGCACCCCGACCTGATGGAACTGCGTGCCCGGCACGAGCGCGCCGCCGCCACCCCACGAGCCCAGTTGATCGAGGCCCTGGCTCTCATCACCGGCCTCTACCTCGCGGCATCACCCTGGATAGCCGGCTTCAACGGCTTCGCCACCCTCGCCGTCAACAACCTCATCGCGGGGATCGCGTTCATGCTGCTCCTCGGTGGCCTGGGCACCTCCTACGAGCGCACCCACTCCATGGCCTGGGCCGCCGCCGTCATCGGCATCTGGACCTGCGTCGCCCCCTGGGTCGTCGCAGGCGACGTCGCCCACACCCGCTCTATCACCAGTAACCTCATCACCGGCGTCATCGCCACCCTCCTCGCCCTCGCCGCCGCCTCCGCGGCCCGCGACCGCACCGACGGTCGCGGCACCCGCCCCGGCGCACGAGAGCGCCGCACCATGCCCGGCGACCGCTGA
- a CDS encoding DUF6343 family protein, which translates to MQDDVVQLFRTCRAATRRPGIQPGTAFAPGPVISRSEVSSMSQMPPREPRDDSQSRSPTRHRRSGTEPLAARSDLGLRTILSTAALVVFALATAGFAWWATSSSRDSSPSSTVLGVLAAVCGVLLLVAVLDLAVIHRRRSGQRG; encoded by the coding sequence ATGCAAGACGATGTAGTGCAGCTTTTTCGAACCTGTCGGGCCGCAACCCGGCGGCCCGGCATCCAGCCGGGTACCGCATTTGCCCCCGGTCCGGTCATCAGCAGGTCAGAGGTGAGCTCGATGTCCCAGATGCCCCCGCGCGAACCGAGGGACGACAGCCAATCCCGCAGCCCGACACGCCACCGTCGCTCGGGCACCGAACCCCTTGCCGCACGCAGCGACCTGGGCCTGCGCACGATTCTGTCCACAGCCGCACTGGTCGTCTTCGCCCTGGCGACCGCTGGGTTCGCGTGGTGGGCGACCTCCTCAAGCAGGGATTCTTCCCCCAGTTCGACTGTCCTTGGCGTGCTCGCGGCAGTCTGCGGGGTGCTCCTCCTCGTAGCGGTGCTCGACCTGGCGGTCATCCACCGGCGGCGATCGGGGCAACGTGGCTGA
- a CDS encoding acyl carrier protein, producing MRDAWAQTRGIAPGELSTEADFFTDLGGHSLLAARRVVAAWPGRRGRSHPA from the coding sequence GTGCGTGACGCCTGGGCGCAGACGCGCGGCATCGCTCCCGGCGAGTTGTCGACGGAGGCCGATTTCTTCACCGACCTCGGCGGTCACTCCCTGCTCGCCGCGCGCCGTGTCGTTGCTGCGTGGCCGGGACGACGGGGCCGGTCCCACCCTGCGTGA
- a CDS encoding Dps family protein gives MSPSDTTPRYSVPGLGVRQGGRAIGLLQPRLHALNDLALTLKHVHWNVVGPNFIAVHEMLDPQTAAVRSMADGTAERISALGGEPRGTPGVIVSERDWDDYSVGRADALAHLGALDLVYSGVIKDHRSAAAKVASIDPVTEDLLIGHLRSLEQFQWFIRAHLENSSGILIQAGASSEAEAAEATAPVRKTTSKKTTGTKRAAKKATSVKRTR, from the coding sequence ATGTCCCCCAGCGACACCACCCCCCGCTATAGCGTCCCCGGCCTCGGCGTCAGACAGGGCGGACGAGCGATCGGACTATTGCAGCCGCGTCTGCACGCGCTCAACGATCTCGCCCTCACCCTCAAGCACGTTCACTGGAACGTGGTCGGGCCCAACTTCATCGCCGTGCACGAAATGCTCGACCCGCAGACCGCTGCGGTGCGGAGCATGGCTGATGGCACTGCCGAACGCATCTCCGCGCTGGGGGGCGAACCGCGCGGCACCCCCGGAGTTATCGTCTCCGAGCGCGACTGGGACGACTACAGCGTCGGTCGTGCGGACGCGTTGGCTCACCTCGGTGCACTCGACCTCGTCTACTCCGGCGTCATCAAGGACCACCGGAGTGCCGCCGCGAAAGTCGCCTCCATCGACCCCGTCACCGAGGATCTGCTCATCGGGCACCTGCGTTCCCTGGAGCAGTTCCAGTGGTTCATCCGCGCACATCTGGAGAACAGCTCCGGCATTCTGATTCAGGCAGGCGCGAGCAGCGAGGCAGAGGCTGCCGAAGCGACGGCTCCCGTACGCAAGACAACGAGCAAGAAGACCACGGGCACGAAGCGAGCAGCCAAGAAGGCAACCTCGGTCAAGCGGACACGGTGA
- a CDS encoding Ku protein — MLRAAPAEAGKAGIATFVMRGKQYLTALRAEDKLLVLQTLHWADEVRGATRTALRPCRQRQGAGHSDPADRRSGCAVGSGPVSRHLPGEGAGASADEGRGPGDRGGGGGATGHQRRRPDGTPAGQPRPGPGLPGEGADCAAEEEDRRPQRAPAAGEEEDHRQEGPAEDSPRVGDNPRPPPPPRPPVRVRAGAPGRIVLRFGRGRHHRRAGRHAARDGRGARSRHGTARGIGAAGH, encoded by the coding sequence CTGCTGCGGGCGGCGCCGGCGGAGGCGGGCAAGGCCGGCATCGCCACGTTCGTGATGCGCGGCAAGCAGTACCTGACCGCGCTGCGTGCCGAGGACAAGCTCCTGGTGCTGCAGACGCTCCACTGGGCGGACGAGGTCCGAGGAGCTACCCGAACTGCCCTCCGGCCGTGCCGGCAAAGGCAAGGAGCGGGACATAGCGATCCAGCTGATCGACGCTCTGGATGCGCCGTGGGATCCGGCCCGGTATCACGACACCTACCAGGAGAAGGTGCGGGAGCTAGTGCGGACGAAGGCCGAGGGCCAGGAGATCGCGGCGGCGGAGGAGGCGCCACAGGACACCAACGTCGTCGACCTGATGGCACTCCTGCAGGGCAGCCTCGACCAGGCCCAGGGCTCCCAGGAGAAGGAGCCGACTGCGCCGCAGAAGAGGAAGACCGCCGCCCGCAACGTGCGCCAGCCGCAGGCGAAGAGGAAGACCACCGCCAAGAAGGCCCCGCCGAAGACAGCCCACGCGTCGGCGACAACCCGCGGCCACCACCGCCACCACGTCCGCCCGTCCGGGTCCGCGCGGGCGCGCCTGGCCGTATCGTTTTAAGGTTCGGGCGTGGCAGACACCATCGAAGAGCTGGTCGGCATGCGGCGCGCGACGGACGAGGCGCACGTTCGCGTCATGGAACTGCGCGAGGGATTGGGGCCGCCGGCCACTGA
- a CDS encoding helix-turn-helix domain-containing protein: MLLRILEYARAHLAEPGLTTAQIAAAHHMSVRRLYKIMAEGGIPLADWIRTHRLEECRNEFRRPTACLTTIEAVARRWGFTDMSNFGRIFRAAYGVWTLLDGKRRSNA, encoded by the coding sequence TTGCTGCTGCGCATCCTTGAGTACGCCCGCGCGCATCTGGCAGAGCCGGGCCTGACCACTGCCCAGATCGCAGCCGCGCATCACATGTCGGTGCGCCGCCTCTACAAGATCATGGCGGAAGGTGGCATCCCCCTGGCGGACTGGATACGAACGCATCGCCTTGAGGAATGCCGTAACGAATTCAGACGCCCGACTGCTTGCCTCACCACCATCGAGGCAGTAGCGCGGCGCTGGGGCTTCACCGACATGTCCAACTTCGGCCGGATCTTTCGCGCGGCCTACGGGGTATGGACCCTGCTCGATGGCAAGAGGCGTTCGAATGCCTGA
- a CDS encoding polymorphic toxin type 24 domain-containing protein has protein sequence MVPRCSAASPSGRPACRARGDDPDSFVIRMASCNYSLHPRGRGHSPLNCSVSWTKHSRWRPRCVGNYAVYNERGIILRRVDLVGESHKGVDTPHVQKYLTNETPDGRVFPYQADTASPTGPGDVPPIRC, from the coding sequence ATGGTGCCGCGCTGTTCGGCGGCGTCTCCAAGTGGCAGGCCTGCTTGCCGCGCACGCGGGGATGACCCCGACTCGTTCGTCATCCGCATGGCCTCCTGCAACTACTCCCTGCACCCGCGGGGAAGGGGACACTCACCGCTGAACTGCTCGGTCTCCTGGACGAAGCACAGCCGGTGGAGGCCGAGATGCGTCGGCAACTACGCCGTCTATAACGAGCGCGGGATCATTCTGAGGAGAGTGGACCTCGTCGGAGAATCTCACAAGGGTGTTGACACTCCGCACGTCCAGAAATACCTGACCAACGAGACTCCCGACGGCCGAGTCTTCCCATACCAGGCAGACACCGCCAGTCCGACGGGTCCGGGGGACGTCCCGCCCATCAGATGTTGA
- a CDS encoding Type 1 glutamine amidotransferase-like domain-containing protein, translating to MKLLLTSGGVTNPSIHSALVQLLGKPIAECHALCVPTAQWGHPMCGPTSVRGFVAAEPEGLHLSGLGWASLGVLELTALPTIGAERWVPWLREADVLLVDGGDATYLSHWMRESGLVDLLPSLPDTVWVGVSAGSMVMTPRIGAYFVEWPSAPDDRTLGVVDFSIFPHLDAFPQNTLADAERWAADIGVPAYAIDEQTAIKVVDGSVEVVSEGQWTKFGS from the coding sequence TTGAAGCTCTTGCTTACGTCAGGTGGCGTCACGAACCCAAGCATCCACTCGGCGCTCGTGCAGCTTCTCGGCAAGCCGATCGCCGAGTGCCACGCCCTCTGTGTCCCGACAGCACAGTGGGGTCACCCGATGTGCGGTCCGACATCGGTGCGGGGCTTCGTAGCCGCCGAACCCGAGGGGCTGCACCTATCCGGCCTGGGCTGGGCGTCGCTCGGTGTCCTTGAGCTCACCGCACTGCCCACCATCGGCGCGGAGCGATGGGTCCCCTGGCTCCGGGAGGCCGACGTGCTCCTGGTCGACGGCGGCGACGCGACGTACCTGAGCCACTGGATGCGGGAGTCCGGGCTGGTCGATCTGCTGCCTTCGCTGCCCGACACGGTCTGGGTGGGAGTGAGTGCCGGAAGCATGGTGATGACGCCCCGGATCGGAGCGTACTTCGTCGAGTGGCCGTCCGCGCCGGACGACCGCACCCTGGGAGTCGTCGACTTCTCGATCTTTCCGCACCTGGACGCCTTCCCGCAGAACACCCTGGCGGACGCAGAGCGGTGGGCCGCCGACATCGGCGTTCCGGCCTACGCCATCGACGAACAGACGGCCATCAAGGTCGTCGACGGCTCCGTCGAGGTGGTCTCCGAAGGTCAATGGACGAAGTTCGGGTCATAG
- a CDS encoding DUF2461 family protein yields MRGQFTGWPEQAMDVLWQLQGEPTHATRERYRADRERLVRQPMIALLNEVADTDPRYEDFSVWHYRTDSWWWQHQGAVIRLGRKIEIGLRFSLDGLRIQGAWWYPDPGQVDMFRKAVASEGSGRELSAIVEDVRKKGYDISGDVMKRPPRGYPTDHSRTNLLRHRSLIAARPLGCEEWLHTPEAVDRVLSAAADLDALLMWLVRHVKRAA; encoded by the coding sequence ATGCGCGGACAGTTCACCGGCTGGCCGGAGCAGGCCATGGACGTGTTGTGGCAGCTCCAGGGCGAACCGACCCACGCGACCCGCGAGCGCTACCGCGCGGACCGCGAACGCCTGGTCCGGCAGCCGATGATCGCCCTGCTCAACGAGGTCGCGGACACCGACCCCCGGTACGAGGACTTCTCCGTCTGGCACTACCGCACCGACTCCTGGTGGTGGCAGCACCAGGGCGCGGTGATCCGGCTCGGCCGCAAGATCGAGATCGGTCTCCGCTTCTCCCTGGACGGCCTGCGGATCCAGGGCGCCTGGTGGTACCCCGATCCCGGCCAGGTGGACATGTTCCGCAAAGCCGTGGCCTCCGAGGGGAGCGGCCGCGAACTGTCCGCCATCGTCGAGGACGTGCGGAAGAAGGGCTACGACATCTCCGGGGACGTGATGAAACGCCCCCCGCGCGGCTATCCGACAGACCACTCCCGTACGAACCTGCTGCGCCACCGTTCTCTGATCGCCGCCCGTCCCCTCGGCTGCGAGGAGTGGCTGCACACCCCCGAGGCGGTCGACCGAGTCCTCTCGGCCGCCGCTGACCTCGACGCCCTGCTGATGTGGCTGGTCCGCCACGTGAAGCGCGCCGCCTGA
- a CDS encoding PP2C family protein-serine/threonine phosphatase, translated as MANDRSRLAELLDAAEDAAPVASLDMVADNLRDRFGAQYVSFLFVDVVGQQVVRVSEEAVPQQGRRADQLPLAGSIYDKVLRTQKLVQEPAGDLQRVVAPVTNRGDTIGVLELFLPQATQEVLEQVEEAAHVLAYIIVTDRRFTDFYHWGERTTQLSLAAEIQHQLLPSAASCEAAEFALACALVPADTVAGDTYDYSLDHATLHLAVTDAMGHDVEASLIATLLINASRSARRAEEDLAEQARQTNQALLNHGRGAFATGQLLRIALDGSGAQLVNAGHPWPLRLRDGTVDEVPLQADLPFGVHAPGPFRVQDLGLDPGDRLVLYTDGMQERQAESVDLPDVIQNTAGEHPREVVRTLAQAVTDACHGHPADDATIVCLDWHGPQPAGRHAQAGADR; from the coding sequence ATGGCCAATGATCGGAGCCGGCTGGCCGAGCTTTTGGACGCAGCCGAGGATGCGGCGCCGGTGGCGTCCCTGGACATGGTCGCGGACAACCTGCGGGACCGTTTCGGCGCGCAGTACGTGAGCTTCCTGTTCGTCGACGTTGTCGGCCAGCAGGTGGTGCGGGTCAGCGAGGAGGCGGTCCCACAGCAGGGTCGACGCGCCGACCAGCTCCCCCTGGCCGGCAGCATCTACGACAAGGTCCTGCGTACCCAGAAGCTGGTGCAGGAGCCGGCCGGCGACCTGCAGCGGGTGGTCGCACCAGTCACCAACCGGGGCGACACCATCGGCGTGCTGGAGCTGTTCCTTCCCCAGGCCACGCAGGAGGTGCTGGAGCAGGTCGAGGAGGCCGCGCACGTGCTGGCGTACATCATCGTCACCGACCGCCGCTTCACCGACTTCTATCACTGGGGCGAGCGCACCACCCAGCTCAGCCTGGCCGCCGAGATCCAGCACCAGCTCCTGCCCTCGGCCGCCTCCTGCGAGGCCGCTGAGTTCGCCCTTGCCTGCGCCCTGGTGCCGGCCGACACCGTCGCAGGGGACACCTACGACTACAGCCTCGACCACGCCACCCTGCACCTTGCCGTCACCGATGCCATGGGCCACGATGTCGAGGCCTCCCTCATCGCCACCCTCCTGATCAACGCCTCCCGCAGCGCCCGCCGCGCCGAGGAGGACCTTGCCGAACAAGCCCGCCAGACCAATCAGGCCCTCCTCAACCACGGCCGTGGTGCCTTCGCCACCGGCCAGCTCCTGCGTATCGCCCTGGACGGGTCCGGCGCACAGCTCGTCAACGCCGGCCACCCCTGGCCACTGCGCCTGCGCGATGGCACAGTCGACGAAGTACCCCTGCAGGCCGACCTGCCCTTCGGCGTGCACGCACCCGGCCCGTTCCGGGTCCAGGACCTCGGCCTTGACCCAGGCGACCGCCTGGTGCTCTACACCGACGGCATGCAAGAACGCCAAGCGGAATCCGTCGACCTGCCTGACGTGATCCAAAACACCGCTGGCGAACACCCTCGCGAGGTGGTCCGGACGCTTGCCCAAGCGGTCACCGATGCCTGCCACGGGCACCCGGCAGACGACGCCACCATCGTGTGCCTGGACTGGCACGGGCCCCAGCCCGCAGGCCGCCACGCCCAAGCCGGAGCCGACAGATAA
- a CDS encoding Rieske (2Fe-2S) protein, producing MDRLERAAALDGLVEHVRSTVRAVPFGRARDVLHGRWLGHPVHPLMVQVPIGTWFSAAVLDLLPGQRRAASTLIGVGLAAAVPAAAAGWADCAELQRRQMRVGLVHAAANVTGVWLYTGSITARVRGRAALGKALGFAGLAVVGLGGAIGGHLAYRQASGANHAEMVPELVKPGWHDIGDVADFPVGRAVRRHVDDVAVLLVRESGNRVHILADSGSHMGGPLSQGAIDDGCVRCPWHGSVFRLQDGWNVRGPATAPQPAFDTRITGGHVEARLLSTEAAGTADPSHDAA from the coding sequence ATGGACCGGCTGGAGCGCGCTGCCGCCCTGGACGGGCTCGTCGAGCACGTCCGGAGCACGGTTCGAGCAGTTCCCTTTGGCCGTGCGAGGGACGTGCTGCACGGCCGCTGGCTGGGCCATCCCGTTCATCCGCTGATGGTGCAGGTGCCGATCGGCACCTGGTTCTCGGCGGCCGTGCTCGACCTGCTCCCCGGACAGCGACGGGCAGCGAGCACGTTGATCGGTGTCGGGCTCGCTGCCGCCGTTCCGGCGGCCGCCGCGGGCTGGGCCGACTGCGCGGAGCTGCAGCGCCGGCAGATGCGGGTGGGGCTGGTGCACGCGGCGGCGAACGTCACGGGAGTGTGGCTGTACACGGGATCTATCACTGCTCGGGTACGGGGGCGCGCCGCCCTGGGAAAGGCGCTCGGGTTCGCCGGCCTGGCGGTCGTCGGTCTCGGCGGGGCGATCGGTGGTCACCTGGCCTACCGGCAGGCTTCTGGCGCCAATCACGCCGAGATGGTGCCGGAGTTGGTGAAGCCGGGGTGGCACGATATCGGGGACGTCGCCGACTTCCCCGTCGGCAGAGCAGTCCGGCGGCACGTCGACGATGTGGCCGTCCTACTCGTGCGCGAGAGCGGCAACCGTGTGCATATTTTGGCGGACTCGGGCAGTCACATGGGTGGCCCCCTGTCCCAGGGCGCGATCGACGACGGCTGCGTACGCTGTCCCTGGCACGGCAGCGTCTTCCGCCTCCAGGACGGCTGGAACGTGCGTGGACCCGCGACCGCCCCTCAGCCCGCCTTCGACACCCGTATCACCGGTGGCCATGTCGAGGCGCGGCTCCTCAGCACGGAAGCAGCAGGCACAGCCGACCCGTCGCACGATGCGGCTTGA